The Vicia villosa cultivar HV-30 ecotype Madison, WI unplaced genomic scaffold, Vvil1.0 ctg.000182F_1_1, whole genome shotgun sequence DNA segment TGATGACTGTTATGGTTTATTGAAATTGGAGAGAGCCTGAGAGATCAATATGACTGGGGCAAGATCAAATAGACATGGAGGTGAAGTCGATTGCAGATAGAGACACCGATCAGAGATGCACACGAGGTCGATTGGAACATAGAAAAGGTCAATTGAAACAAAGACAATTATGGTCAAGTACATGGAGAGGTAGAGACATAAAAAGACGATGGAGAAAGGAAGAAGTATTATCGAAGACCGATAGAGGAAGAGACAAAGCTAGTTCGTAAAGAGAAGATATTGAAACATAGGAAATAAGAAACTTTTCATATCTATTTTACAgacaatattttttatgtaaagacgtacctttttttttatttagaagAATATACTAAAAAATCTAAACAAActtgatttaaattttttaagattAATAGAGTTTATGAACTACTTAATtgtttttaaaagtattttatatACTTAAAAATGttaactttttaattttatactttaaattGGAGAATTTGCAAATTTCTTATGTTTTTTTCTACTTAGTCATCtttaactttaataataaaaattataacatgatgaaaaacataataaaactaCAATTTATTAGATTGTTTTAGAAAAATAAGTACTAACTACAAAAATTTCAttcccaacttaaacatcaatCTCAAATTAACTTGAGTATTTAACTGTAGCAATATTTCAATTGCTAATATAATATTTTCCTgtagtattatttttttattttttaaaagacaaataataattatatattataacaaTGAAAAAAGAGGAATTAATCCAACATAATATAAGTGCgcaaaaataacacaaaaagTATAAAAAACTACAGTCGAGAAATTaagaaaatacaataaaaataaaaaatacaaaaacaataaaaacaataaaaactacTACGAATCACCATACTTATAACTTCACCTTAAAGAAAAACAAGCATGGATTATTTTAGCACACCACTTGAGAACTCTATTGGGTATGGATAAAAATACAGAATCATGGAGGTGGAATATATCCTGGCATCTTACACATGCATTTGAATTTGTTGATACACTTCATGATCTTAGGTCTTGGACAACTATTGGGACAATCTGAATCTTTAAAACACTTATGTAGGTACGCTATAATGAAAAAtgttttttagaaaataatataaCTCAAATTGGATAAAAAAACATATATGATATAACAAGAAAATTTGATAAGAATAAAAGTGATTCACCTTCAACATTTGTTGAACTAAGAAGAAGAACCCGCAAGACTTGTttgaatataggcccatttgtttAGTGGGGAGTATTTATAAGATTATTGCAAAGTTGTTAGCGGCAATAATGAGGGGTGTAGTGAACAAGTTGGTCTCTTCCAACCAAACCACTTTTGTACCGGGAAGAAGTATGGTGGATGGGGTTCTAATGGTCAATGAAATTCTTGATTggcaaaaatgaagaagaaagggTGCTTATTACTCAAAGTGGATTTCGAAAAGGCTTATGACTCGATCTCTTGGAATTATCTAAGATGGATTTTGGAGAAGATGGGATTTGGCAAAaaatggatgaaatggatggagtcTAGTATTTTTACCAACTACATGTCCGTGTTGGTTAATGGAAGTGCAACAAAAGATTTCAAGATTCAAAGAGGATTACGTCAAGGTGATCCCATATCACCTTTCTTGTTTGTCCTTGCTATGGAAGGATTAACTGCTTTAACTAAGAAATCGGTGTCGGTGGGGGACTTTAAACCGTTCAAGTATGGAGTTGACGACTTTGTGGacattctccaatttgcggatgatactatcATACTAGGAGAACCTACTTATGACAATCTTTGGAGTTTAAAAGTGTTGTTGAGAGGATTTGAAATGGTTTccggattgaagatcaacttccaTAAAAGCAACTTTTTTGGAACTCACATAGGAGATTGGTTCATCAAGTCGGCGACAATTTTCCTTGCATGCAAAAAAGGATGCTTCCCGTTTAAATTCCTTGGTATTTGGGTGGGTGAAGGTGCATACAAGAAAAAGGTGTGGAGATAAGTTATTGACAACTTGAAATCAAGGCTAACTAAGTGGAAGGGAAGAAGCATATCCATTGGAGGGAGGGTGACTCTTATTGGATCCGTTCTTAATGCTATCCTAATTTTCACCCTTTCTTTCTATAAAGCTCCGAGTAAAATCATGCAAGAGATAAGAAGCCTTCTAAACAATTTTTTGTGGAGTGGGAATGTGAAATCAAGATGCATCCATTGGGTCAAGTGGGAGAATGTATGCAAACCCAAAGGGAAAGGAGGGTTAGGCATTAGAGATGTGGGAGAAATGAATAAATCCCTTCTtcttaaatggaagtggagaaatTTAAAGGAGGACAAGGCAATATGTGGTAGATTTTTACTTTTGAGATATCATAACCCGAAGATAAAAGTACTAGCTTCTAGCAAGGATCTTTTAAATCGAGATGATTCTAGATGGTGGAGAGACATCGTTCTTAATGATTTCAAAGAGGATGATTTGGGTGAAGGGTTCACCGATTGGGTTAGTTGTGAGTTCAAGAACGGTAATAacattcttttttggcatagttgttggttggtCGATCAACCGCTCTGTGTTTCTTTTCCGTATTTGTTTGATCGTACAACCAAC contains these protein-coding regions:
- the LOC131625072 gene encoding uncharacterized mitochondrial protein AtMg01250-like, whose translation is MKKKGCLLLKVDFEKAYDSISWNYLRWILEKMGFGKKWMKWMESSIFTNYMSVLVNGSATKDFKIQRGLRQGDPISPFLFVLAMEGLTALTKKSVSVGDFKPFKYGVDDFVDILQFADDTIILGEPTYDNLWSLKVLLRGFEMVSGLKINFHKSNFFGTHIGDWFIKSATIFLACKKGCFPFKFLGIWVGEGAYKKKVWR